In Chlamydia serpentis, the following are encoded in one genomic region:
- a CDS encoding SEC-C metal-binding domain-containing protein yields MSKKINRNDLCPCGSNKKYKQCCLKKEEQTARYTTEGKFKFSAEVLSSSAEGDAGANCAKLFQRLSQSMASEQQASVSKLHKITRNKEVTSKKALKKAQFQEEQLVAEKLQQHNFELLHTAESLALPLGDQTPLNQDPHFISEDFIPTQEDFRISEPSQKPPVKED; encoded by the coding sequence ATGTCAAAAAAGATTAATAGAAATGATTTATGCCCTTGTGGTTCTAACAAAAAATACAAACAATGTTGCTTAAAAAAAGAAGAACAAACAGCGCGTTATACAACTGAAGGAAAATTCAAGTTTTCTGCTGAAGTTCTTTCGTCATCTGCTGAGGGGGACGCAGGAGCGAATTGTGCGAAGTTGTTTCAGCGTTTATCTCAATCAATGGCTTCAGAGCAGCAAGCTTCAGTAAGTAAACTTCATAAGATCACTAGAAACAAAGAGGTTACTAGTAAAAAAGCTCTTAAGAAAGCTCAATTCCAAGAAGAACAATTAGTAGCGGAGAAACTTCAACAGCATAATTTTGAGCTTTTGCATACAGCAGAGAGTTTAGCTCTACCTCTAGGGGACCAAACGCCTTTAAATCAAGATCCTCACTTTATTTCCGAAGACTTTATCCCTACGCAAGAAGACTTTCGTATATCAGAACCTTCCCAAAAGCCTCCAGTTAAGGAAGATTAA
- a CDS encoding tRNA 2-thiocytidine biosynthesis TtcA family protein, giving the protein MSTLLLNPPWMKAGKRIESLVRKALYTYKMLENHRKIVIALSGGKDSLTLLLMLKVISGRGFPPLDLYAVNIGGKYSCGAEVSKSYLSQICDRLHVPFTTIASPYESETPECYPCSQARRRLLFQAAKEIGATAIAFGHHRDDVVQTALLNLLHKAEFAGMLPVLDMIHFGVTILRPLIFTPELWIRKFAKENGFSRVTCRCPVISLRSKAEQGLKFLEEVFPLARHNIALAIYEQGSSKSQKN; this is encoded by the coding sequence ATGTCTACCTTACTTTTAAACCCTCCATGGATGAAAGCGGGAAAACGTATAGAGAGCTTAGTCCGGAAAGCACTTTATACTTATAAAATGTTAGAAAACCATCGTAAAATTGTGATAGCTCTAAGTGGAGGGAAAGATAGTCTTACCCTTCTTTTAATGCTCAAAGTAATTTCTGGACGAGGATTCCCACCTTTGGATCTCTATGCGGTCAATATCGGAGGCAAATATTCATGTGGAGCCGAGGTTAGCAAATCTTACTTAAGCCAAATCTGTGATAGGCTTCATGTTCCCTTTACAACAATTGCCTCTCCTTATGAATCTGAAACCCCTGAGTGTTATCCTTGCTCGCAAGCAAGAAGACGACTGCTTTTCCAAGCGGCTAAAGAGATAGGGGCTACAGCTATTGCTTTTGGCCATCACCGAGATGATGTGGTCCAAACTGCTTTGCTTAATCTTCTACATAAAGCAGAGTTTGCTGGAATGCTTCCTGTTTTAGATATGATTCATTTTGGAGTCACTATTTTACGTCCTCTAATTTTCACCCCTGAGCTTTGGATCCGGAAGTTTGCTAAAGAAAATGGTTTCTCACGAGTAACTTGCCGTTGTCCCGTCATTTCATTAAGAAGTAAAGCCGAACAAGGTTTAAAGTTTCTAGAAGAAGTGTTTCCCTTAGCTCGTCATAATATTGCTTTAGCCATTTATGAACAGGGATCATCTAAGTCGCAAAAAAATTAA